Proteins found in one Rhinolophus ferrumequinum isolate MPI-CBG mRhiFer1 chromosome 9, mRhiFer1_v1.p, whole genome shotgun sequence genomic segment:
- the DYNLT4 gene encoding dynein light chain Tctex-type 4: MAGRPVPPRRQEEQTAKDPGMRLSPVRPPGRLPSIDEAGPAGLGPASRRGSVLGLASSFSRRNSLAGPGAGPGGRRPSLCPVPPLVSRVSFSGLPLAPSRRMAPSYRTEPAPGERWEVERAQRALEETLAAELQDICYSDTEAGPLALQLCELVHVRLRELSPPRYKLVCSVVLGPRIGQGVHVVSRALWDAACDGLASATFTNASLFAVATVHGLYCE, translated from the coding sequence ATGGCTGGTAGGCCTGTGCCCCCCAGACGTCAGGAGGAACAGACTGCCAAAGACCCTGGGATGAGACTATCGCCAGTGCGGCCTCCAGGACGCCTGCCCAGCATTGATGAGGCCGGACCAGCAGGTCTGGGCCCAGCTTCCCGCCGCGGCTCCGTGCTGGGTTTGGCCTCATCCTTTTCCCGTCGCAACTCGCTGGCTGGACCAGGCGCGGGTCCTGGGGGTCGGCGACCATCCCTGTGCCCAGTGCCCCCTTTAGTCTCGCGGGTCAGCTTCTCCGGGTTGCCCCTGGCGCCCAGCCGGCGAATGGCGCCCTCATATCGCACGGAGCCGGCGCCTGGGGAGCGCTGGGAGGTCGAGAGAGCACAACGTGCCTTGGAAGAGACCCTGGCCGCAGAGCTGCAGGACATATGCTACTCTGACACCGAGGCGGGGCCACTGGCGCTGCAGCTGTGCGAGCTGGTGCATGTGCGCCTGCGTGAACTCAGCCCGCCACGATACAAGCTGGTGTGTAGTGTGGTGCTGGGGCCGCGCATCGGCCAGGGTGTGCACGTCGTCAGCCGCGCGCTCTGGGACGCAGCGTGCGACGGCCTGGCCTCCGCCACCTTCACCAACGCCTCGCTTTTCGCAGTGGCTACGGTCCACGGGCTCTACTGCGAGTGA